The nucleotide window TCGACGAGGCGATGCTCGAACGCGTCGCGATGGGGCTCTCTCCAGGCTCGGCTGCGCTCGCTCGCCGTTTCTGGCCGGGGCCGCTGACGCTCGTTCTCTCCAAGCGCCCCGAAGTTCCCGAGATCGTGACCGCCGGGCTCGATAGCATCGCTGTTCGCATGCCGTCGCATCCGGTCGCGCGCGCGCTGCTCGAAGCGGCCGGCGCGCCGATCGCCGCTCCAAGCGCGAATCCGTTCGGCGGTCTGAGCCCCACGCGCGCCGAGCACGTCGCCAAGGGGCTCGGCTCCGAGGTGGATCTGATTCTCGACGGCGGACCGAGCGAGCGCGGCATCGAGTCGACGATCGTGGCGATGGAGCCGTGCCCGACGCTGTTGCGGCCCGGAGCGATACCGGTGGAGGAGATCGAAGCGATCGCCGGTCCGCTTGCCCGGGAGCGTGAAGCCGCGGCGGCCCCGCGAGCGCCTGGCCAACTGCCGCAGCACTACGCGCCGGCGACTCCGCTTCGGCTGATCGATCCGGCGCTGGTGCCGGCGGCGCAGCGTTCGCGCGCCGGCGCGCTGACGTTGAACGAAGAGGCGGCGGGTTACGCCGCCGTGCGGCTGCTCTCGCGGCGCGGCGACCTGCGCGAGGCG belongs to Candidatus Binatia bacterium and includes:
- a CDS encoding L-threonylcarbamoyladenylate synthase codes for the protein MPLVPADGKNVASAARLLREGGVVAFPTETVYGLGALAFDALAVARIFEIKRRPSFDPLIVHVLDEAMLERVAMGLSPGSAALARRFWPGPLTLVLSKRPEVPEIVTAGLDSIAVRMPSHPVARALLEAAGAPIAAPSANPFGGLSPTRAEHVAKGLGSEVDLILDGGPSERGIESTIVAMEPCPTLLRPGAIPVEEIEAIAGPLAREREAAAAPRAPGQLPQHYAPATPLRLIDPALVPAAQRSRAGALTLNEEAAGYAAVRLLSRRGDLREAAAGFFEALHELDALGLERIDAAPFPRTGLGLAMTDRLERAAAR